One part of the Phragmites australis chromosome 3, lpPhrAust1.1, whole genome shotgun sequence genome encodes these proteins:
- the LOC133913237 gene encoding uncharacterized protein LOC133913237: MALTNFILTVVAVGAGVLLFTTDVRKSSALFRRNARQIKQWLEEDSASAASKSAKEAPSKKLDSTIPKEKPKEDNH, translated from the exons ATGGCGCTGACCAACTTCATCCTCACGGTGGTGGCGGTGGGCGCGGGGGTGCTCCTCTTCACCACCGACGTCCGCAAGTCCTCCGCCCTCTTCCGCCGGAACGCGCGCCAGATCAAGCAGTGGCTCGAGGAGGACAGCGCCTCCGCCGCATCCAA GTCTGCAAAAGAAGCACCTTCGAAGAAACTTGATTCGACGATCCCCAAAGAGAAGCCGAAGGAAGATAATCACTGA
- the LOC133913238 gene encoding uncharacterized protein LOC133913238, giving the protein MGRIQDELYPSVSDPFSPLPTMICLQETKLVACLADKARSFLPPCFSNFKCIDVWGTCGGILTAQDSSALSLSSFIACHYTLTIPNVELTVTNVYAPLDRHDSLTFLESLSELRTQVLGAWLLLGDFNLTWGADDKSNANLNASLCSTFNDAINKLELIELPHLDRIFTWSNKRVNPTLARLRCTFVNTDMNHTFPNTTLTSYVCTTSDHMLLLVVMYTTLPKPSTFCFENSWLLQADFLHSVLLAWNLVHLRGDVVATLATSLKATRCEAKVWSMLHCSPPTIHHNCKFIIHMLDVLKEYMSLFPGEQHLRGACQLRLA; this is encoded by the coding sequence atgggTAGGATACAGGATGAGCTATATCCGTCTGTATCTgatccgttttcacccctaccgACGATGATTTGTCTCCAAGAAACAAAGCTTGTCGCCTGCCTCGCGGACAAGGCTCGCTCTTTCCTGCCCCCGTGCTTCTCTAACTTCAAATGCATAGATGTTTGGGGCACTTGCGGTGGCATCCTAACAGCGCAGGACTCCTCTGCACTCTCGCTCTCCTCGTTCATTGCGTGCCACTACACGCTTACCATTCCCAATGTCGAGCTCACGGTCACCAATGTCTATGCACCGTTAGACCGTCATGACTCCCTAACCTTCCTAGAGTCGTTGTCTGAGCTCCGTACACAGGTTCTAGGTGCCTGGCTTCTGTTGGGTGATTTCAATCTAACCTGGGGCGCAGACGACAAGAGCAATGCCAATCTCAACGCTTCTCTGTGTTCAACCTTCAACGATGCAATCAACAAGCTTGAGTTGATAGAACTCCCCCACCTAGATCGCATATTCACCTGGTCTAATAAGCGCGTGAACCCCACCCTGGCCCGCCTTCGTTGCACGTTTGTCAACACAGATATGAACCACACCTTCCCTAATACCACCCTCACATCCTATGTTTGTACCACCTCAGATCACATGCTACTCCTTGTGGTCATGTACACCACCCTACCCAAACCTTCCACCTTCTGCTTCGAGAACTCTTGGCTACTCCAAGCCGACTTCCTACATTCTGTGCTCCTGGCCTGGAACTTGGTTCACTTGCGCGGTGATGTTGTTGCCACACTTGCTACAAGCCTTAAGGCGACGCGCTGTGAGGCCAAGGTTTGGTCCATGTTACATTGCTCCCCTCCCACAATTCACCATAATTGCAAATTCATTATCCACATGCTTGATGTCCTCAAAGAATACATGTCCCTTTTCCCAGGTGAACAACATCTTCGTGGTGCCTGTCAATTGCGTCTTGCCTAG
- the LOC133910753 gene encoding protein MIZU-KUSSEI 1-like, producing the protein MPPAVVPVEDGSDGAVEEAVHYSCHVSWLAWWNHVRCLLASTFLPCPPAPGAASAIVRGTLFLPSTGDRRVRLFLQEHGLPAAESEHLLVLDLPAGLGGADIAAAGRIVLEYQRQWAPNSGALLNSPKWLVYCNGRRVGFAARREKPSDAEGWVLEKLWAVTAGAGRLPGGGVEYLRGRFERIVGSSDAESFHLVEPIGWQGVNGGDGGLSIFFHRI; encoded by the coding sequence ATGCCGCCGGCAGTCGTGCCTGTGGAAGACGGCAGCGACGGCGCCGTGGAGGAGGCGGTGCACTACAGCTGCCATGTCTCGTGGCTGGCGTGGTGGAACCACGTCCGGTGCCTTCTCGCCTCCACGTTCCTCCCGTGCCCGCCGGCGCCGGGCGCCGCGTCCGCCATCGTCCGTGGCACGCTCTTCCTACCATCAACCGGCGACCGCCGCGTCCGCCTCTTCCTCCAGGAGCACGGTCTGCCCGCCGCGGAATCCGAGCACTTGCTGGTGCTCGATCTGCCCGCTGGCCTCGGCGGCGCGGACATCGCCGCGGCGGGCAGGATCGTGCTCGAGTACCAGCGCCAGTGGGCGCCCAACTCCGGCGCTCTCCTCAACTCGCCCAAGTGGCTGGTGTACTGCAATGGCCGGCGCGTGGGGTTCGCGGCGAGGCGGGAGAAGCCGTCGGACGCGGAGGGGTGGGTGCTGGAGAAGCTGTGGGCCGTGACCGCCGGCGCCGGGCGGCTgcccggcggcggcgtggaGTACCTGCGCGGGAGGTTCGAGAGGATCGTCGGGTCGTCGGACGCGGAGTCATTCCACCTCGTGGAGCCGATCGGATGGCAGGGAGTaaacggcggcgacggcggccttAGCATCTTCTTCCATCGGATTTGA